Proteins encoded within one genomic window of Candidatus Margulisiibacteriota bacterium:
- the carB gene encoding carbamoyl-phosphate synthase large subunit, translated as MPKRTDLKKIMIIGAGPIVIGQACEFDYSGTQACKALKKEGYQIVLVNSNPATIMTDPEFADRTYIEPIRPDIVANIIAKERPDALLPTVGGQTALNCTLELMKLGALEKYNVELIGAGIEAIRKAEDRKLFKDAMTKIGLDMPCSREVYSLEEAREFIKTIGFPAIIRPSFTLGGTGGGIAYNDADLERIVNNGLDLSPTHQVLLEESIIGWKEIELEVMRDLKDNTVIICSIENLDPMGIHTGDSITIAPVQTLTDKEYQRLRDAAVAVMREIGVSTGGSNVQFALDPQSDRICIIEMNPRVSRSSALASKATGFPIAKIAALLAVGYTLDEIPNDITRVTPASFEPTIDYVVAKIPRFAFEKFRDADDTLNTQMKSVGECMAIGRTFKEALRKALRSLEISAVKCQDEKIEEKLSRPNCERIWYLLHAFRRGYTVARAQELSRIDKWFLNQLRELAAETPESLAAENKARGVKGVVYKKVDTCGAEFEAQTPYLYSAYEQEDESAPTGHKKIAILGGGPNRIGQGIEFDYCCVHASFALRQAGYETLMINSNPETVSTDYDTSDRLYFEPLTHDDVLNIVRSEKPDGVIVQYGGQTPLKLALKLEAAGAKIIGTAPKNIDVAENRKLFGRLIDRLGIKQPANGAATSIEDAIKAANKISYPVMVRPSYVLGGRAMEIVYDEEGLRHYMKTAVEASPEHPVLIDKFLEDAIEVDVDAISDGAETLIAGVMEHVEEAGIHSGDSASVIPTFSLPPEILDTIEKHTGDMARELKVIGLMNIQYAVKNNEVYVLEVNPRASRTVPFVCKATGVPWAKLGALVMAGQKIKDLGITRVIPKYWSIKEAVLPFAKFQGQDVLLGPEMRSTGEVMGIDENFGMAYAKSQIAAGEKLPEPGQKVFISAHDPYRGEKLLWAARKYKELGFEIICTRGTGDFLRENGVEVGVIAKVREGHPNIIDAIANHEIGLIVNTPSGKGARQDDYYIRQTGLRYKTMCVTTIAAAIMVAKGLEAMLHGKFDVKALQDYHKENLSSYN; from the coding sequence ATGCCTAAACGCACAGACCTCAAAAAAATTATGATTATCGGCGCGGGGCCTATTGTCATCGGACAGGCCTGCGAATTTGATTACAGCGGCACACAGGCCTGCAAAGCCCTCAAAAAAGAGGGCTATCAGATCGTGCTGGTCAACAGCAACCCGGCGACGATCATGACCGACCCGGAATTTGCCGACCGCACGTATATCGAACCGATCCGCCCCGATATTGTGGCGAACATAATCGCAAAAGAACGCCCCGACGCCCTGCTGCCGACCGTCGGCGGACAGACCGCGCTCAACTGCACGCTGGAGCTGATGAAACTGGGCGCGCTGGAAAAATACAATGTTGAGCTGATCGGCGCGGGCATTGAGGCGATCCGTAAAGCCGAAGACCGCAAATTATTCAAAGACGCCATGACGAAGATCGGTCTTGACATGCCGTGCTCCAGAGAAGTTTATTCGCTGGAAGAAGCGCGGGAATTCATTAAAACTATCGGATTTCCGGCGATAATCCGGCCGTCTTTTACGCTGGGCGGCACCGGCGGCGGCATTGCCTACAACGACGCCGACCTGGAGCGCATCGTCAACAACGGCCTCGACCTTTCGCCGACGCATCAGGTACTGCTCGAGGAGTCCATTATCGGCTGGAAAGAGATCGAACTGGAGGTCATGCGCGATCTCAAGGACAACACGGTGATAATTTGTTCCATAGAAAATTTAGACCCGATGGGCATACACACCGGCGACTCCATCACGATCGCGCCGGTGCAGACGCTGACTGATAAAGAATACCAGCGCCTGCGCGATGCTGCTGTTGCCGTGATGCGCGAGATCGGCGTGTCGACCGGCGGCTCCAATGTGCAGTTTGCCCTGGATCCCCAATCCGACCGGATCTGCATTATTGAAATGAATCCGCGGGTGTCGCGCTCCTCCGCGCTGGCTTCCAAAGCCACCGGTTTCCCGATAGCCAAGATCGCCGCGCTGCTGGCCGTGGGGTATACGCTCGACGAAATACCCAACGACATCACCAGAGTTACGCCGGCGTCTTTCGAGCCGACGATCGATTATGTCGTGGCTAAAATCCCCCGCTTTGCTTTTGAAAAATTCCGCGACGCCGATGACACGCTCAATACGCAAATGAAATCTGTCGGCGAATGTATGGCTATCGGCCGGACTTTTAAAGAGGCCCTGCGCAAAGCTCTGCGTTCGCTGGAGATCTCCGCGGTCAAATGTCAGGACGAAAAGATCGAGGAAAAATTGAGCCGGCCCAACTGCGAGCGTATCTGGTATCTCCTGCACGCTTTCCGGCGGGGTTATACGGTCGCGCGCGCGCAAGAGCTGTCGCGGATCGATAAATGGTTTTTAAATCAGCTGCGGGAGCTTGCCGCGGAAACGCCGGAGTCGCTGGCCGCTGAGAATAAGGCGCGCGGCGTCAAAGGCGTGGTCTACAAAAAAGTGGACACCTGCGGCGCGGAGTTTGAGGCGCAGACACCGTATCTCTACTCGGCCTACGAGCAGGAGGATGAGTCCGCGCCGACCGGCCATAAAAAGATCGCTATTTTAGGCGGCGGACCAAATCGTATCGGTCAGGGTATCGAGTTTGATTATTGCTGTGTGCACGCGTCTTTTGCCCTGCGGCAGGCCGGCTACGAAACCCTTATGATCAACAGCAACCCCGAAACGGTGTCCACGGATTACGACACTTCCGATCGGCTCTATTTCGAGCCGCTGACGCATGATGATGTGCTGAATATTGTGCGCAGCGAGAAGCCGGACGGTGTGATCGTGCAGTACGGCGGGCAAACGCCGCTGAAGCTTGCCCTGAAACTGGAAGCGGCGGGCGCCAAAATTATCGGCACCGCGCCCAAAAATATCGATGTGGCGGAAAACCGGAAATTATTCGGACGCCTGATCGACCGGCTGGGCATTAAGCAGCCAGCGAACGGCGCCGCCACGTCCATAGAGGACGCGATCAAAGCCGCCAATAAAATTTCCTATCCGGTCATGGTGCGTCCCTCTTATGTGCTGGGCGGCCGGGCGATGGAAATAGTTTATGACGAGGAAGGCCTGAGGCATTATATGAAAACCGCCGTTGAGGCCTCGCCGGAGCATCCGGTCTTGATCGATAAGTTTCTGGAAGACGCCATAGAAGTGGATGTGGATGCTATTTCTGACGGCGCCGAAACCCTGATCGCCGGCGTTATGGAGCATGTGGAAGAGGCCGGCATTCATTCCGGCGATTCGGCTTCGGTTATCCCGACTTTTTCGCTGCCGCCGGAAATTCTGGACACTATCGAAAAACACACCGGAGACATGGCGCGGGAGCTAAAGGTAATCGGCTTGATGAATATCCAGTATGCGGTCAAAAACAATGAAGTATATGTGCTGGAAGTAAATCCGCGCGCTTCACGCACCGTGCCTTTTGTTTGCAAAGCCACCGGCGTGCCCTGGGCCAAACTCGGCGCGCTGGTCATGGCCGGGCAGAAAATCAAAGACCTGGGTATAACCAGAGTTATACCCAAATACTGGTCGATCAAAGAAGCGGTGCTGCCCTTTGCCAAATTTCAGGGGCAGGATGTGCTGCTCGGCCCGGAAATGCGCTCGACCGGCGAGGTCATGGGAATTGATGAAAATTTCGGCATGGCTTACGCCAAGTCGCAGATCGCCGCCGGGGAAAAACTACCGGAGCCCGGGCAGAAGGTTTTTATTTCCGCGCACGATCCGTACCGCGGGGAAAAACTACTCTGGGCGGCGCGCAAATATAAGGAGCTGGGGTTTGAAATAATCTGCACCAGAGGCACAGGCGATTTTTTGCGCGAGAACGGCGTGGAAGTCGGCGTGATTGCCAAAGTGCGCGAGGGGCACCCCAATATTATTGACGCGATAGCCAATCATGAGATCGGCCTGATCGTCAACACGCCGTCCGGTAAAGGCGCGCGGCAGGATGATTATTATATCCGGCAGACCGGGTTGCGCTACAAAACCATGTGCGTCACCACTATCGCCGCGGCCATCATGGTGGCCAAAGGACTGGAAGCAATGCTTCACGGCAAGTTTGATGTCAAGGCCTTGCAGGATTATCATAAAGAGAATTTGTCCAGCTATAATTAA